One region of Polynucleobacter sp. MWH-Aus1W21 genomic DNA includes:
- a CDS encoding SDR family oxidoreductase, producing the protein MNSAKTKVALVTGAGTGIGKAAAKALLKGGYQVVLTGRSLDKLEKAITDIGGDESNCLAVSCDVGKPDEVKELFTALSNRFGRIDVLFNNAGMGAPAIPMEDLSYEQWMNVVNANLCGAFLCSQEAIRMMKAQSPQGGRIINNGSISAHTPRPMSAPYTATKHAISGLTKTIALDGRPFNIACGQIDIGNAATEMTERMAAGILQADLSIKVEPRMDVDHVGEAVLHMAQLPLESNILSMTIMATNMPFVGRG; encoded by the coding sequence ATGAATTCAGCAAAAACTAAGGTAGCCCTGGTAACCGGCGCAGGCACCGGGATTGGCAAGGCGGCTGCCAAGGCGCTTCTTAAGGGTGGCTACCAAGTGGTGTTAACGGGGCGCAGTCTAGACAAACTAGAAAAGGCCATCACCGACATTGGCGGTGATGAAAGTAACTGTCTTGCCGTATCTTGCGATGTTGGCAAACCTGATGAGGTCAAAGAGTTATTTACCGCACTAAGTAATCGATTTGGGCGTATAGATGTTTTATTCAATAACGCCGGTATGGGTGCCCCAGCCATACCAATGGAGGATCTTAGCTACGAACAATGGATGAATGTGGTGAATGCCAATCTTTGTGGTGCATTCCTATGCTCGCAGGAAGCAATACGCATGATGAAGGCGCAATCCCCTCAAGGCGGCAGAATTATTAATAATGGTTCCATCTCAGCGCATACCCCACGACCAATGTCAGCACCATACACCGCAACAAAACATGCTATCAGCGGTTTAACCAAAACGATTGCATTGGACGGACGCCCATTTAATATTGCTTGCGGTCAAATCGACATTGGCAATGCTGCGACTGAAATGACTGAACGTATGGCCGCTGGAATTCTGCAGGCTGACCTATCCATCAAAGTAGAGCCCCGGATGGATGTTGATCACGTCGGAGAAGCTGTGCTGCACATGGCTCAACTCCCGCTAGAGAGCAATATTCTATCGATGACCATCATGGCAACCAACATGCCATTTGTTGGTAGAGGCTAA
- a CDS encoding 2OG-Fe dioxygenase family protein produces the protein MTIAGLAPPLTPLKQIDQALRDDGFAVVSAETVAQFSHVDLTKLQSLTKFWEGLPRDPYLKDGGRYRFRRHASYEIKGNDLTLVPHRAHWQSLDYNALHGGIERWFEPVQNELLSNSAWQSVLLGLAHILNGLKQVNTWFVEAHQFRIDTTDGIGRPTPEGAHRDGVDFVAVFLLDRSGIKGGETRIFDTSGSAGLRFTLTQPWSLLLMNDQRMIHESTPIQPLADYGYRDTLVLTYRSNGFQDSPNRGQQ, from the coding sequence ATGACAATTGCTGGCCTTGCGCCTCCACTAACCCCCCTAAAGCAGATTGACCAAGCTTTGCGTGATGATGGTTTCGCGGTTGTGTCTGCCGAGACCGTTGCTCAATTTAGCCATGTTGATTTGACCAAACTTCAAAGCCTCACAAAGTTCTGGGAGGGTTTGCCCCGGGACCCTTATTTAAAGGATGGCGGTCGTTATCGTTTCCGTCGTCATGCTAGTTATGAAATTAAGGGCAATGACCTGACCTTGGTTCCCCATCGAGCGCACTGGCAATCACTTGATTACAACGCACTTCATGGCGGCATTGAGCGTTGGTTTGAGCCGGTTCAGAATGAATTGTTGAGTAATTCTGCTTGGCAATCGGTATTGCTCGGACTCGCGCATATTTTGAACGGCCTAAAACAAGTCAACACCTGGTTTGTTGAGGCACATCAGTTTCGAATTGATACTACGGATGGTATTGGGCGCCCAACACCCGAAGGTGCTCATCGTGATGGTGTAGATTTTGTAGCAGTTTTCTTGTTAGATCGCTCAGGTATAAAAGGTGGTGAGACGAGAATATTTGATACCTCCGGTTCTGCGGGTCTACGCTTTACCCTCACTCAGCCTTGGTCTTTGCTATTAATGAATGATCAACGCATGATCCATGAATCAACGCCTATTCAGCCATTGGCGGACTACGGATACCGAGATACCTTAGTTCTAACTTATCGCTCTAATGGCTTTCAGGATTCCCCTAATCGCGGTCAGCAATAA
- a CDS encoding acyclic terpene utilization AtuA family protein, translated as MTDIYRIACAAGFSGDRTDVAKPLVDELLKHSGSKCLIFESLAERTLALAQLERRQNSELGYEPLLLEMLEPVLVDCINGGIPIIGNFGAANPESAARLITSIAKQKGLPDIRIAIVRGDDISALELRKNIENVLNPQDQKTFSQSELISANAYIGAKEIADALLAGAQVVVTGRVSDPSLAVGPLMAHFKKDWNDWNFLGAATMAGHLLECGAQVTGGYFADPGIKDVPGLAVIGFPIVEFDVQGNIAVTKPPGTGGLVSRMTVTEQLLYELHDPAQYLTPDVVADISQAKIDDLGGDRVMVTGVKGHPKPSTLKANLCINGGWLAEAEISYAGFNALERAQLAAQIMKERLSDLNLRVDFIGSSSVFSGDAGNGPQFKSTLGFEDIRLRIATAHQDRIQAQRVCKEVTALYTCGPAGGGGVRTSLKPRLNTISCLIPRELTNTSFEIFES; from the coding sequence GTGACCGACATCTATCGTATCGCTTGTGCCGCCGGATTTTCTGGCGATCGAACAGACGTTGCTAAGCCCTTAGTTGATGAGCTTTTAAAGCACAGTGGATCAAAATGTCTAATTTTTGAAAGCCTAGCCGAAAGAACATTAGCACTTGCACAATTGGAAAGGCGCCAGAATTCGGAGTTAGGTTATGAACCTTTACTCTTAGAAATGCTCGAACCAGTTTTGGTCGATTGCATAAATGGCGGTATCCCGATCATTGGTAATTTTGGCGCTGCTAATCCAGAAAGCGCTGCAAGACTCATCACTTCAATTGCAAAACAAAAAGGCTTGCCTGATATTCGAATTGCAATTGTTCGAGGTGATGATATTTCGGCATTAGAGTTACGCAAAAATATTGAAAATGTATTAAATCCCCAGGATCAAAAAACATTTTCACAAAGCGAGTTAATTAGTGCAAATGCATATATCGGGGCAAAAGAGATCGCTGATGCCCTGCTTGCTGGAGCTCAAGTGGTGGTGACGGGTCGAGTATCCGACCCATCCCTTGCGGTTGGTCCTCTCATGGCTCACTTTAAAAAAGACTGGAATGATTGGAACTTCTTGGGGGCAGCCACCATGGCTGGCCACCTTTTAGAGTGCGGTGCTCAGGTGACGGGTGGGTATTTTGCAGATCCTGGAATAAAAGATGTGCCTGGTTTAGCTGTAATTGGTTTTCCAATAGTGGAATTTGATGTCCAAGGCAATATTGCCGTGACGAAACCGCCTGGCACGGGCGGCTTAGTGAGTCGCATGACTGTAACAGAGCAGCTTTTGTATGAGTTGCATGATCCGGCTCAGTATTTAACGCCTGATGTAGTGGCTGATATTAGCCAAGCAAAGATTGATGACTTGGGTGGCGATCGTGTGATGGTTACTGGCGTCAAAGGACATCCAAAGCCTTCTACTTTAAAGGCCAATCTATGCATCAATGGCGGCTGGTTGGCTGAGGCTGAAATCTCCTATGCTGGGTTTAATGCTCTTGAGCGCGCTCAATTGGCAGCTCAGATTATGAAAGAGCGCCTATCCGATTTAAATTTACGTGTAGATTTTATTGGTTCATCTAGCGTCTTTAGTGGTGATGCCGGGAATGGGCCTCAATTTAAGTCCACGTTAGGCTTCGAGGATATCCGTCTGCGGATTGCAACCGCTCATCAGGATCGAATTCAGGCGCAGAGAGTGTGTAAAGAGGTAACTGCGCTCTATACCTGTGGGCCAGCGGGTGGCGGCGGTGTTCGAACCAGTCTAAAACCTCGCTTAAATACAATTTCCTGCCTTATCCCACGTGAATTGACGAATACATCTTTTGAGATTTTTGAAAGTTAG
- the ccmD gene encoding heme exporter protein CcmD — protein sequence MWNSPSEFFAMGGYALYVWSSFGICALVLILEPLFVRARFRAAMRRLKQQQLAEQFDKEIGK from the coding sequence ATGTGGAATAGTCCTTCCGAGTTTTTTGCTATGGGCGGTTACGCACTCTACGTGTGGAGCAGTTTTGGTATTTGTGCCCTGGTTTTGATATTGGAGCCTCTATTTGTGCGCGCTCGCTTCAGGGCGGCGATGCGTAGGTTGAAGCAACAACAATTAGCAGAGCAGTTTGATAAAGAGATTGGTAAGTGA
- a CDS encoding heme lyase CcmF/NrfE family subunit: protein MIPEFGHYALVLALCISLVQGVLPLVGAHFGRRDWLVLARPTAQTVFLLLAIAFGILAWSFYSNDFSVLYVAEHSNSQMPVIYRLGAVWGGHEGSLLLWIFLLATWTILVAQLSKALDDFMVARVIGVLGLVTSGLLLFVLTTSNPFERLLPAAQDGRSLNPLLQDPGLVFHPPMLYMGYVGFSVAFAFAIASLLSGRLDAAWARWSRPWTTAAWVFLTLGIALGSWWAYYELGWGGWWFWDPVENASFIPWLVGTALLHSLAVTEKRGGFKSWTVLLAITAFSLSLLGTFLVRSGVLTSVHAFATDPRRGIFILIFLSLVVGSSLALYAWRAPKSSMGGKFNLSSRETFILLGNVFLVVSAGSVLLGTLYPLLIDALHLGKISVGPPYFNSVFVPIMVPLLVLMGIGPWASWKQSNLLSIIKRLWLAGAVALVAGVAIPLIMGQFTWLAGMGFMLAFWVIASGCMQIVRQAKAGKPTRSFIGMQVAHLGIAVFVIGVTMVGAYQEEKDVRMSAGDVVTVGGYQIQLQGVNAARGPNYQAMRGTFLLSKDGGSQTSLYPEKRSYFSSTMPMTEAAIDAGLTRDIYVSLGEELGDKSWAVRVYYKPFVDWIWGGCLLMALGGVLAMSDKRYRMKLKSKLS, encoded by the coding sequence ATGATTCCAGAGTTTGGGCATTACGCATTAGTTCTTGCGCTGTGCATTTCTCTCGTTCAAGGAGTGTTACCTTTGGTGGGTGCACACTTTGGTCGCCGAGACTGGCTGGTTCTGGCAAGACCTACTGCCCAAACCGTTTTCTTATTACTCGCGATCGCCTTCGGAATACTGGCTTGGAGTTTTTACAGCAATGATTTTTCTGTGCTCTATGTTGCTGAGCACTCCAATTCGCAAATGCCGGTGATCTATAGATTGGGCGCGGTATGGGGTGGTCATGAAGGATCGCTGCTCTTGTGGATTTTCTTGCTAGCTACATGGACTATCTTGGTAGCACAGCTCTCAAAAGCTTTAGATGATTTCATGGTGGCTAGGGTGATTGGTGTTTTAGGATTGGTCACTAGTGGCTTGCTGTTATTTGTATTAACAACCTCAAATCCTTTTGAGCGTTTATTGCCGGCAGCTCAAGATGGTCGATCTTTAAATCCATTATTGCAAGATCCTGGCTTGGTATTTCATCCGCCAATGTTGTATATGGGCTATGTTGGATTTTCAGTAGCTTTTGCTTTTGCAATTGCTTCTTTGTTATCGGGTAGGTTAGATGCAGCATGGGCGCGTTGGTCGCGTCCATGGACCACGGCTGCTTGGGTTTTCTTGACTCTTGGCATTGCGCTGGGCTCTTGGTGGGCTTATTACGAGTTAGGTTGGGGTGGCTGGTGGTTCTGGGATCCCGTTGAGAATGCTTCATTTATTCCTTGGCTTGTCGGTACCGCCTTATTGCATTCATTAGCCGTTACTGAAAAGCGTGGTGGATTCAAGAGTTGGACTGTGCTTTTGGCAATCACTGCTTTTTCCTTATCGTTGCTGGGCACCTTCTTGGTTCGATCTGGCGTTCTGACCTCAGTGCACGCATTTGCAACTGATCCAAGACGCGGTATTTTCATTCTGATTTTTTTATCGTTAGTAGTTGGATCATCTTTAGCGCTGTATGCTTGGCGAGCACCGAAGAGTTCGATGGGCGGCAAATTTAATTTGAGCTCTAGAGAAACATTCATCTTGCTTGGAAATGTGTTTTTAGTTGTCTCTGCTGGATCTGTTTTGTTAGGCACGCTCTATCCCTTATTGATAGATGCTTTACATCTCGGCAAGATTTCTGTAGGCCCTCCTTATTTCAATAGCGTCTTTGTTCCTATCATGGTTCCTTTATTGGTCTTGATGGGTATAGGCCCTTGGGCAAGCTGGAAGCAAAGTAACTTACTCAGCATTATTAAGCGCTTATGGCTTGCGGGCGCGGTTGCTTTGGTTGCGGGGGTTGCAATACCGTTAATCATGGGGCAATTTACTTGGCTTGCTGGCATGGGCTTCATGTTGGCTTTTTGGGTGATTGCATCAGGCTGTATGCAAATTGTTCGCCAAGCAAAGGCAGGTAAACCAACCCGCTCCTTTATTGGTATGCAGGTAGCACATCTTGGTATCGCGGTGTTTGTCATTGGTGTCACGATGGTGGGTGCCTACCAAGAAGAAAAAGATGTGCGCATGTCAGCTGGCGATGTGGTGACGGTTGGTGGTTATCAAATTCAATTGCAGGGTGTTAACGCTGCTCGCGGTCCAAATTACCAGGCAATGCGCGGTACATTCTTATTATCAAAAGATGGTGGCTCTCAGACTAGTCTTTATCCTGAAAAGAGAAGCTATTTCTCATCCACGATGCCAATGACTGAAGCAGCTATTGATGCTGGGCTTACCCGCGATATTTATGTATCTCTAGGCGAGGAGTTGGGCGACAAGTCATGGGCTGTGCGTGTTTACTACAAACCTTTTGTCGATTGGATCTGGGGCGGATGCTTGCTGATGGCTTTGGGCGGAGTATTGGCAATGTCGGATAAGCGTTATCGAATGAAGTTAAAGAGTAAGCTTTCATGA
- a CDS encoding tripartite tricarboxylate transporter substrate binding protein, with the protein MNHKSFSRKLLPIGASLFMGLISTLAMADNYPSKPIKAIVPFAPGSATDQIGRAFAAKMAESLGQPVVIENRPGANGMIGADLVAKAPADGYTLLFGTNSTNAALKSLVKNLPYNQDTAFTPIGYFGSVPLIVAINNDVPAKSLNGFVALAKADPGKMTFAYASTSQRVSSEMLSSVAGIKMTGVSYKSGPNAMTDLIGGQVNMFTADFAVTLPQVQAGKIRGLAVTSLKRSPAIPELPTVNEALGIKGYELIAFFAAFGPAGMPKDAVIKLNKAINDAAKSKDLVERFSAMGFESQPGTPEALGQKIKMETVKWAKAIKEAGMEPE; encoded by the coding sequence ATGAACCACAAGTCATTTTCCAGAAAACTATTGCCGATTGGCGCTAGCCTTTTTATGGGCCTTATAAGCACCTTGGCAATGGCCGATAACTACCCGTCCAAACCAATTAAGGCAATTGTTCCATTTGCCCCAGGAAGTGCAACCGACCAAATTGGACGAGCCTTTGCTGCCAAGATGGCTGAATCACTAGGACAGCCAGTAGTCATTGAGAATAGACCAGGGGCAAATGGAATGATTGGTGCAGATTTAGTGGCGAAAGCGCCAGCGGATGGCTATACCTTACTCTTTGGAACAAATAGCACTAATGCAGCTCTTAAGAGCTTAGTAAAGAACCTTCCATACAACCAAGATACTGCTTTCACACCGATTGGTTATTTTGGATCAGTGCCTCTTATTGTTGCCATCAATAATGATGTGCCAGCAAAATCTTTAAACGGCTTTGTTGCCCTAGCTAAAGCAGATCCCGGAAAGATGACTTTTGCTTATGCAAGCACTTCTCAGCGCGTTTCCTCAGAAATGCTATCGAGCGTTGCAGGCATCAAAATGACTGGCGTCTCATATAAGAGCGGCCCGAATGCAATGACCGACTTGATTGGCGGCCAAGTAAATATGTTTACCGCTGACTTTGCAGTCACTTTACCGCAAGTGCAAGCAGGCAAAATTCGTGGTCTTGCAGTCACTTCGCTAAAGCGCTCCCCAGCCATCCCTGAATTGCCAACCGTTAATGAAGCGCTCGGAATTAAGGGCTATGAGCTGATCGCCTTCTTTGCCGCCTTTGGTCCTGCCGGCATGCCAAAAGATGCGGTGATCAAACTTAATAAAGCAATTAATGATGCTGCTAAATCAAAAGATTTGGTTGAACGTTTTTCTGCAATGGGATTTGAATCTCAGCCCGGCACACCTGAGGCTTTAGGTCAGAAAATTAAGATGGAAACCGTTAAATGGGCTAAAGCAATTAAAGAAGCCGGAATGGAACCAGAATAA
- the ccmE gene encoding cytochrome c maturation protein CcmE yields the protein MKPRYKRALIIVAALLAIGVAAMLILNALNSNIALYVTPSEVAAGKAPQGQAFRIGGMVKDGSLKRDGLTVHFEITDLVKDIPVAYTGILPDLFKEGKGAVIQGRMNANGEFIASEVLAKHDENYMPPEAKHALDQAQKNGSAK from the coding sequence GTGAAGCCTAGATATAAACGCGCATTGATTATTGTTGCTGCACTCCTGGCGATTGGAGTGGCTGCAATGTTGATCTTGAATGCACTCAATAGCAATATAGCTTTGTATGTCACGCCAAGCGAAGTTGCAGCTGGTAAAGCACCTCAGGGTCAAGCCTTTAGGATTGGCGGCATGGTCAAGGATGGCTCCTTAAAGCGCGATGGCCTCACAGTTCACTTTGAGATCACCGATCTTGTTAAAGATATCCCAGTTGCTTACACCGGTATTCTTCCTGATTTATTTAAAGAGGGTAAAGGCGCAGTAATTCAAGGTCGCATGAATGCGAACGGTGAATTTATTGCTAGCGAGGTGCTCGCGAAGCATGACGAGAATTACATGCCTCCTGAAGCTAAACATGCTTTAGATCAGGCGCAAAAAAACGGAAGCGCTAAATGA
- the ccmI gene encoding c-type cytochrome biogenesis protein CcmI, with protein sequence MNLVTSFLIPAFLLLVLVLVLVLRPFIFPAKSAATSRRQMNAAIYREELDKLEAEHQAGTINSADYEIAHAEMRQRLFQDTIVEDDLEVAGSAKKTAIGLCIFIVVLSSGLYFSLGDVVRIAQKNSETPVTQEGVEKMVAEFAIKMEKDPSNLKGWAMLARSYRILGRNEDAAKAYARAGDFINSDPQLLADYADVLATNADGNFAGKPLQLINQALKLDPDNLMALWLSGTAAYSSGNYRAAVQTWEKLAKQIPPDTDEARAIQGSIAEARSKGGLSSQAPASVASKAISGKIELSSDLKPKVKLGDIVMVIARKPGERMPVAVLKVPASDFPMNFNLNDALAMNPSAPLSQLSEASIEVRISKTGMAKPEVGDLISSAQTVKVGASNVRLLIDQVRQ encoded by the coding sequence ATGAATTTAGTGACTAGCTTTTTGATTCCCGCCTTTCTACTCTTGGTTCTTGTATTGGTGCTGGTGCTACGACCTTTTATATTTCCCGCAAAGAGCGCGGCTACATCACGTCGCCAGATGAATGCTGCCATTTATCGAGAAGAACTTGATAAATTGGAAGCGGAGCATCAGGCCGGCACAATCAATTCTGCCGATTATGAAATTGCCCATGCTGAAATGCGGCAACGCCTTTTTCAAGATACGATCGTAGAGGATGATCTTGAGGTTGCAGGTTCTGCGAAAAAAACCGCTATTGGCCTATGTATTTTTATTGTTGTACTTTCATCGGGACTCTATTTCTCATTGGGTGATGTAGTTCGAATAGCGCAAAAAAATTCTGAGACGCCAGTTACGCAAGAAGGCGTTGAAAAAATGGTGGCTGAATTTGCCATCAAGATGGAAAAAGATCCTAGCAACTTGAAGGGTTGGGCGATGTTGGCGCGTTCTTATCGCATCTTAGGGCGCAATGAGGATGCCGCTAAGGCATATGCACGTGCTGGCGACTTTATTAATTCCGATCCTCAATTATTGGCTGACTATGCTGATGTATTGGCTACCAATGCTGATGGCAACTTTGCTGGTAAGCCTTTGCAGTTAATTAATCAGGCTTTAAAGCTTGATCCTGATAATTTGATGGCGCTATGGCTTTCGGGCACTGCTGCATATAGCTCGGGCAATTACAGAGCTGCTGTGCAGACTTGGGAGAAACTGGCAAAACAGATACCACCAGATACTGATGAAGCGCGCGCTATACAGGGATCGATTGCCGAGGCTCGTTCTAAGGGTGGCCTTTCTTCGCAAGCTCCTGCCTCGGTGGCGAGTAAAGCGATTAGTGGCAAGATTGAACTGTCATCTGATTTGAAGCCCAAGGTAAAGCTGGGTGACATTGTGATGGTGATTGCTCGCAAGCCTGGTGAGCGTATGCCAGTAGCTGTATTGAAAGTGCCTGCTAGCGATTTCCCAATGAACTTCAATTTAAATGATGCCTTGGCTATGAATCCAAGCGCGCCGCTCTCTCAATTATCTGAGGCGAGTATCGAAGTGCGGATCTCCAAAACTGGAATGGCTAAACCAGAGGTGGGAGATTTAATCTCATCAGCCCAGACGGTTAAAGTAGGTGCCAGTAACGTTCGCCTGCTAATCGATCAAGTCCGCCAATAG
- a CDS encoding TAXI family TRAP transporter solute-binding subunit, translating into MNFFRKQIYNPLALAASFFVLLIILFGVLWVLVPPPPKSIELVTGFPTGLYYQFGERLKSELSKDGVNLNVRSTGGTIDNLALLNDPKSGVDFAMLQGGVANVSEYPNLVSIAGMFYEPIWVWYREGAFKSDGGQLKILSQLKGKNVSIGNEGSGTLALTKDLLQIAGITDKEIGAQRLKPDDAIAKLSSGELDAVFIVAAAEAPILRKFYSMPGIRLMNFDQADAYTRNLPYLSKVAVPRGLLSIQYDQPRQDIQVMAATATLVAHDNVSPALVSLLLGASYDILKSYSRLQKSGEFPSSTGLDFPLHVDAEIYLKDGPSFLHRHLPFWTAVWAGRFVKIVIPLLVILIPLFTYIPTTKNFLLRLKLAQVYEELKVIERNAQNPVLKEKNFRDLEAIEKRVGNIKVSMLDAKELYDLKGHVGEVRVRLNLVH; encoded by the coding sequence ATGAATTTCTTTAGAAAACAAATTTACAACCCCCTAGCTCTTGCAGCATCCTTTTTTGTGCTGCTAATCATTCTCTTTGGGGTGTTATGGGTGCTAGTTCCACCACCACCAAAGTCAATTGAATTGGTTACTGGATTTCCTACGGGGCTTTACTACCAATTCGGGGAGCGCCTAAAGTCCGAGCTATCTAAGGATGGTGTGAATCTGAACGTGCGTTCTACCGGCGGAACCATTGATAACTTAGCCCTCTTAAATGATCCAAAATCTGGAGTAGATTTTGCGATGTTGCAAGGTGGTGTTGCGAACGTCAGTGAATATCCTAATTTGGTTTCGATAGCAGGCATGTTCTATGAGCCTATTTGGGTTTGGTATCGCGAAGGCGCTTTTAAAAGTGATGGAGGTCAGCTCAAGATACTGAGCCAGTTAAAAGGGAAAAATGTTTCTATCGGGAATGAAGGTAGCGGTACTCTAGCCCTCACCAAGGACTTATTGCAGATCGCCGGCATCACCGATAAAGAAATTGGCGCGCAGAGATTAAAACCAGATGATGCCATTGCTAAATTAAGTAGCGGTGAATTAGATGCGGTATTTATTGTGGCTGCAGCAGAGGCACCAATTTTGAGAAAGTTTTACTCGATGCCAGGCATTCGTTTAATGAACTTTGATCAGGCTGACGCTTACACTCGCAATCTTCCATATTTATCCAAGGTTGCAGTACCAAGGGGTTTGTTGAGTATTCAGTACGATCAACCTCGTCAGGATATACAGGTGATGGCAGCTACCGCAACACTTGTTGCACATGACAATGTAAGTCCGGCATTGGTCTCACTTTTACTTGGAGCGTCATACGATATCTTGAAATCGTATTCTCGTTTGCAAAAATCAGGGGAGTTCCCTTCAAGTACGGGATTAGATTTTCCTTTGCATGTGGATGCGGAGATCTATCTAAAAGATGGACCTTCATTCTTGCATCGGCACTTGCCTTTCTGGACTGCAGTTTGGGCGGGGCGTTTTGTCAAGATTGTGATCCCATTGCTAGTAATTTTGATCCCATTGTTCACTTACATTCCAACAACTAAAAATTTCTTGTTGCGTTTAAAGTTGGCCCAGGTCTACGAAGAGCTCAAGGTAATTGAGAGAAACGCGCAAAATCCAGTTCTGAAAGAAAAGAACTTTAGGGATCTTGAGGCCATTGAAAAGCGTGTAGGCAATATCAAGGTATCGATGTTAGATGCGAAAGAGCTATATGACCTTAAAGGTCATGTGGGTGAAGTGCGTGTTCGCTTAAATCTAGTTCATTAA
- a CDS encoding cytochrome c-type biogenesis protein, with translation MMKQIFLATLIALSLNGVFAKDAVPLADDPVTEQRLISISEEMRCLVCQNESLAGSRSDLANDLRREIRILISEGKSDDQIRSFMVERYGDFVLYRPPVKPVTWLLWIGPFVILGIGIAGLLMYLRRRNSSVPNVVLTDADNQKIDALLNAADKKEG, from the coding sequence ATGATGAAGCAGATTTTTCTAGCTACATTGATTGCATTAAGCCTTAATGGCGTATTTGCCAAGGATGCTGTGCCTCTTGCAGATGATCCCGTAACAGAGCAGCGCTTGATTAGTATTTCAGAAGAAATGCGCTGCTTGGTATGTCAGAACGAATCTTTAGCGGGTTCGCGCTCAGATTTAGCAAATGATTTGCGCCGTGAAATTCGCATTTTGATTAGTGAAGGTAAATCGGACGATCAAATTCGCTCATTCATGGTTGAGCGTTACGGCGATTTCGTGCTCTATCGTCCGCCAGTTAAACCGGTGACCTGGTTGCTTTGGATTGGCCCATTCGTTATCCTGGGTATTGGTATTGCGGGTCTCTTAATGTATTTACGTCGTCGCAACAGCAGTGTTCCGAATGTTGTCCTGACTGATGCAGACAATCAAAAAATTGATGCATTGCTCAATGCGGCCGATAAGAAAGAAGGATGA
- a CDS encoding DsbE family thiol:disulfide interchange protein, which translates to MKAKFLIPLVLFVGLVVFLAIGLNRDPHEVPSPLINKAAPAFEVSQLAEPNKTFSPESMKGQVWVLNVWASWCVACREEHPVLVELAKSQMAPVIGLDYKDKREDALAMLAKQGNPYVLSAFDGNGRVGIDYGVYGVPETYIIDKAGVIRFKHIGPLTMNLLNQKIYPKLSELKK; encoded by the coding sequence ATGAAGGCAAAATTTTTAATTCCACTCGTTTTATTTGTAGGTCTAGTAGTTTTTTTGGCTATTGGCCTCAATCGCGATCCCCATGAAGTGCCATCGCCATTAATCAATAAGGCTGCCCCAGCATTTGAGGTTTCTCAGTTGGCTGAGCCTAATAAAACATTTTCACCAGAAAGCATGAAAGGCCAAGTCTGGGTCCTCAACGTTTGGGCATCGTGGTGTGTAGCTTGTCGTGAAGAGCATCCAGTATTAGTGGAGCTGGCCAAATCTCAAATGGCCCCAGTGATTGGTTTGGACTACAAAGACAAGCGTGAAGATGCGTTAGCAATGTTGGCAAAGCAAGGCAATCCCTATGTACTTTCTGCTTTTGATGGCAATGGCCGGGTTGGGATTGATTACGGAGTCTATGGGGTTCCCGAGACCTACATTATTGATAAAGCGGGCGTAATTCGCTTTAAGCATATCGGTCCATTGACTATGAATTTATTGAATCAAAAAATATACCCTAAGCTGAGCGAACTTAAAAAATGA